The genome window GCTGGGTGTGGCTGTCACTTTGCTGGGCGTGACGCCGGGCAACTGGCCCGATATGCCCGCCCCCGCCGGCAGCCTGTATGTGTGGGACACCCCACTGCAAGCCAAGGTGATTGCCGGGCAACTGGACAAGGCCAACGCAGCGTTCGTGCTCGAAACCCTGACCCGCGCCGGGCAAGGCTGCATCGACGGCGACTTCGCCGGCATGATCACGGCCCCGGTGCACAAGGGTGTGATCAACGAATCCGGCATCGCTTTTTCCGGCCATACCGAATTCCTTGCCGAACTGACCCACACCAAGCAGGTGGTGATGATGTTGGCCACGCGCGGCCTGCGGGTCGCCCTGGTGACCACGCACCTGCCGCTGCGTGACATTGCCGATGCCATCACCGCCGAGCGACTGGAGCGCGTCACGCGCATCCTGCACGCCGACCTGCAACAGAAATTCGGCATTGCCCAGCCGCGCATCCTGGTCTGTGGGCTCAACCCCCACGCCGGTGAAGGCGGCCACTTGGGCCACGAAGAAATCGACATCATCGAACCCACCCTGGAGCGTCTGCGCCAAGAAGGCATGGACCTGCGCGGCCCACTGCCTGCGGACACTCTGTTTACCCCCAA of Pseudomonas azotoformans contains these proteins:
- the pdxA gene encoding 4-hydroxythreonine-4-phosphate dehydrogenase PdxA, with the translated sequence MKPQRFAVTPGEPAGIGPDLCLLLASQPQPHPLIAITSRDLLLERAAQLGVAVTLLGVTPGNWPDMPAPAGSLYVWDTPLQAKVIAGQLDKANAAFVLETLTRAGQGCIDGDFAGMITAPVHKGVINESGIAFSGHTEFLAELTHTKQVVMMLATRGLRVALVTTHLPLRDIADAITAERLERVTRILHADLQQKFGIAQPRILVCGLNPHAGEGGHLGHEEIDIIEPTLERLRQEGMDLRGPLPADTLFTPKYLEHCDAVLAMYHDQGLPVLKYKGFGAAVNVTLGLPIIRTSVDHGTALDLAGSGKIDTGSLHVALETAYQMAETRI